The following proteins are encoded in a genomic region of Palaemon carinicauda isolate YSFRI2023 chromosome 19, ASM3689809v2, whole genome shotgun sequence:
- the LOC137659210 gene encoding zinc finger BED domain-containing protein 5-like: protein MTPSNTRSITNRGCGSSAMSRKQMYKEEFLGTGFTCLIDHGVEKPQFVVCGEVLSHDSLKENKLKRHLQGKYPTLAGKYQMSGDIKEQVVAAIKDSGKFSLQLDESTNVSDDVQLLVYVRYQGKSDIEENFLFCKRLETTITGEYLFKLVDSFIKEEGLRWDQCSSVCSDGAPAMLGARRGFTARMCSDMGSEHAHLLYYSSVRWLSRGKVLQRVFDMHAEVEIFLNEKKHALASRLTEPSVRKAQGFKAKLRLWKGKIERENCVLSTLEHFFLEDEDASLLDIKSVIVGHLKKLSEEFDRYIPDGELHEKYRGVRSPFDVHAEDLSKEESSIRNLQEELIEVQHDETLHFNFQRQLLGVFWTAVKKEKPVLGGDAGKVSLPFATTYLCESEFAALTALTIKTSGVRSWLEVHDWGHLKKNVRNH from the exons ATGACACCAAGCAACACTAgatctatcaccaacagaggttgtg GTTCTTCAGCGATGTCCAGAAAGCAGATGTACAAAGAAGAATTCCTTGGCACTGGGTTTACGTGTCTCATCGATCATGGGGTTGAAAAACCTCAATTCGTTGTATGTGGGGAAGTGCTCAGTCACGACTCGCTTAAAGAAAATAAGCTCAAGCGCCATCTCCAGGGAAAATATCCAACTCTGGCGGGGAAATATC AGATGTCGGGAGACATCAAAGAACAAGTAGTGGCTGCCATCAAGGATAGTGGAAAATTCAGCTTGCAATTGGATGAGTCAACCAATGTCAGTGACGATGTTCAGCTCTTGGTATATGTGCGGTACCAAGGGAAGAGTGACATTGAAGAGAACTTCCTATTCTGTAAAAGACTCGAAACGACAATAACAGGTGAATATCTGTTCAAGTTGGTTGACAGTTTCATCAAGGAAGAAGGCCTTAGATGGGATCAGTGCTCCAGTGTGTGCTCAGATGGAGCACCTGCAATGCTAGGGGCACGTCGGGGTTTCACTGCTAGG ATGTGCTCTGATATGGGGTCAGAACATGCACACCTGCTTTACTACTCTTCtgtcaggtggctgtcccgagggAAAGTGCTCCAGAGGGTGTTTGACATGCATGCAGAGGTTGAAATATTCTTAAACGAGAAGAAACATGCACTGGCATCAAGGCTTACAGAACCAAG TGTCAGAAAAGCTCAGGGTTTCAAGGCAAAGCTGAGGTTGTGGAAGGGAAAAATCGAACGAGAAAACTGCGTCCTTTCCACTCTTGAACATTTTTTTTTGGAAGATGAAGACGCCTCACTTTTGGACATAAAAAGTGTCATTGTTGGGCACCTTAAGAAATTGAGTGAGGAGTTTGACAGGTATATTCCGGATGGAGAGTTGCATGAGAAATACAGAGGGGTGCGCAGTCCCTTCGATGTCCACGCTGAGGACCTCTCAAAAGAAGAGTCTTCTATCCGAAATCTGCAAGAGGAGCTCATCGAGGTGCAGCATGACGAAACTCTTCATTTCAACTTTCAGCGACAATTACTAGGCGTATTCTGGACTGCTGTAAAGAAAGAGAAACCAGTCCTTGGAGGTGATGCTGGGAAAGTATCGTTGCCTTTTGCTACAACCTATTTATGTGAATCAGAGTTTGCAGCTCTGACTGCCCTTACAATTAAAACTAGTGGGGtccggtcatggcttgaggtgcatgattggggtcacctgaaaaaaaaTGTTAGGAACCACTGA